Proteins co-encoded in one Juglans regia cultivar Chandler chromosome 16, Walnut 2.0, whole genome shotgun sequence genomic window:
- the LOC109020734 gene encoding uncharacterized protein LOC109020734: MSDHVTQSYKDSDAVAENRSLWMAHWMRTSCKPATQACSNLSIGYESKEEVRERHPVHGWPERAIEICAGGFREVTKAKEVDIINDNENMKRSSKRLMRERHGYRSFPMFNLSQERQVGVLALKNDEAMRHGGVLSSQNDSRVGHITGSLHRSESHLPSKSSGAPPEMDTLECRFQPGGISQSSEQQVKSHKDLETNSLAVSTSLQDDFMRSSLKIVPHGINSGLPGQDETNQSNSIMASEKLVHDTHHNHSTILVHEKKFSNLLDSITSGKSFLRQKAYYVGKQSSPPEMAQTEKLYHERYSLPRLPYSVDDVEAMRAYTTNDSMRGAAKSPIKFSQTAQHIMITEKTDVDLSDKLQGKDLSDILSLSPDFGFHIQRGVKLQPLESSTESEGKENVRDVNVPVGLRNESSAETDTMDMDVFQENYLPGVASSSSRKCLKGKSQKSQAADASARVEMEGRPLNGVVCDLNHPLPDLPALASPMGCGETSSSRTQSLDIEQLLSDAEQPGTSKPSGCQDGPLGPEPSSRWAKRLKLSSSGSAHGIKSSKMGEAPTHEEGNKFFSKILKRGITGSEPSLGRCHGKEQMELGQNAMLIRNGGSSSVDSGKKSQYVTLSHPWIRRWCHNRVAKKRPEAVVVCEPQCSKAPLDGFQKKQFPSIAAMALMGKAMCGFPPCEYKKRGPFVVWNTKGS; the protein is encoded by the exons ATGTCTGATCACGTTACACAATCCTATAAAGATAGTGATGCAGTGGCTGAAAACCGATCTCTTTGGATGGCTCATTGGATGAGAACAAGTTGTAAGCCAGCCACTCAGGCTTGCAGTAATTTATCGATCGGTTACGAGTCCAAGGAAGAAGTTCGTGAGAGGCACCCTGTACATGGTTGGCCAGAGAGAGCGATAGAAATTTGTGCTGGAGGATTTAGAGAAGTAACTAAAGCCAAGGAAGTTGATATTATCAATGAtaatgagaatatgaaaagaagTTCAAAACGattaatgagagagagacatggTTACCGATCCTTTCCCATGTTCAATCTTTCTCAAGAGAGACAGGTTGGTGTTTTGGCTTTAAAGAATGATGAAGCCATGCGTCATGGGGGAGTACTGAGTTCTCAAAATGATTCCAGGGTTGGGCATATTACTGGTTCTCTCCACAGAAGTGAGAGTCATTTACCTTCAAAATCTTCAGGGGCTCCTCCTGAAATGGACACTCTTGAATGTCGTTTTCAACCTGGAGGCATCTCTCAGTCCTCAGAGCAGCAGGTGAAATCGCATAAAGATCTTGAAACAAACAGCTTAGCTGTTTCAACGTCTCTTCAGGATGATTTTATGAGATCAAGTTTAAAAATTGTGCCACATGGAATTAACAGCGGACTGCCTGGACAAGATGAAACAAACCAATCAAACTCCATTATGGCATCAGAAAAACTCGTTCATGACACTCATCACAACCATTCCACTATCTTGGTTCATGAGAAGAAATTCAGTAACTTATTAGACTCCATAACATCTGGCAAGTCCTTTTTGAGGCAGAAGGCTTACTACGTTGGTAAACAGAGCAGCCCCCCAGAGATGGCCCAAAcagaaaaattatatcatgAACGTTATTCACTACCAAGACTGCCGTACTCTGTTGATGATGTGGAGGCTATGAGAGCCTACACCACCAATGACTCAATGAGGGGAGCAGCTAAAAGTCCTATTAAATTCTCCCAAACAGCTCAGCATATTATGATCACGGAAAAGACCGATGTAGACTTATCTGATAAACTCCAAGGAAAAGATTTAAGTGACATTCTCAGTTTATCTCCAGATTTTGGTTTCCACATTCAAAGAGGAGTGAAACTGCAGCCTTTGGAGAGCTCCACAGAAagtgagggaaaagaaaatgttagagATGTAAATGTTCCAGTTGGACTGAGGAACGAATCATCAGCTGAAACTGATACTATGGACATGGATGTTTTCCAGGAGAACTATCTTCCCG GTGTTGCTTCATCCTCATCTAGAAAG TGCCTCAAGGGGAagtcacaaaaatctcaagctGCAGATGCTTCGGCTAGAGTAGAAATGGAGGGAAGACCCCTGAATGGGGTGGTATGTGATCTAAATCATCCTCTTCCTGATCTTCCTGCTTTGGCAAGCCCTATGGGTTGCGGGGAGACTAGCTCATCAAGAACCCAGAGTTTGGACATTGAACAGCTTCTTTCCGATGCCGAACAGCCTGGGACTTCCAAACCTAGTGGTTGTCAGGATGGCCCTCTAGGACCAGAGCCAAGCAGCAGGTGGGCCAAACGTCTAAAGTTGAGTTCTTCAGGTTCTgctcatggtatcaagagctcaAAAATGGGAGAAGCACCTACCCATGAAGAGGGCAATAAGTTCTTCAGCAAAATTTTAAAACGCGGCATAACCGGTTCCGAACCCTCTCTGGGTAGATGTCATGGTAAGGAACAGATGGAATTAGGTCAAAATGCAATGTTAATAAGGAATGGTGGGTCCTCTTCTGTTGATTCAGGGAAGAAAAGTCAATATGTAACACTTTCACATCCTTGGATTCGGAGGTGGTGCCATAATCGGGTTGCCAAGAAGAGGCCTGAGGCTGTGGTGGTTTGTGAGCCACAATGTTCAAAGGCACCATTAGATGGGTTTCAAAAGAAGCAATTTCCAAGCATTGCTGCTATGGCATTGATGGGGAAGGCTATGTGTGGTTTCCCTCCATGTGAGTATAAGAAAAGAGGGCCTTTTGTTGTTTGGAATACCAAAGGGTCATAA
- the LOC109020737 gene encoding glucose-1-phosphate adenylyltransferase large subunit 1-like isoform X2, which yields MDSFGLTLKPNTHLAKASKGGLSRGNNGFFGERITRSLSNNLLVNQLAKSLGTEKKVTKLKPGVAFAILTSNDHPKEAVTLQAPPFYRPKADPKNVASVILGGGAGTQLFPLTSRTATPAVQVGGCYRLIDIPMSNCINSGINKICVLTQFNSASLNRHISRTYFGNGVSFGDGFVEILAATQTPGEAGMKWFQGTADAVRQFLWVFEDAKNRNIENILILSGDHLYRMDYMDFIQSHIDRNADITISCAAVSDSRASDYGLVKIDSRGRIVHFVEKPKRADLKAMQVDTSFLGLSPQDAKKTPYIASMEVYVFKIDILLELLRWRYPTANDFGSEIIPAAVKERNVQGYIFRDYWEDIGTIKSFFDANLALTEEFPKFEFYDPKTPFYTSPRFLPPTKMDKCRIVDAIISHGCFLRECKVEHSIVGERSRLDYGVELKDTVMVGADYYQTESEIASLLADEKVPIGVGRNTKIRNCIIDKNAKIGKDVIIMNKDGVQEADRPEDGFYIRSGIIVILEKATIQDGSVI from the exons ATGGATTCTTTCGGCTTGACCTTGAAACCTAATACCCATTTGGCAAAAGCAAGCAAAGGTGGTCTCAGTCGTGGAAATAATGGATTTTTTGGGGAGAGGATCACACGGAGCCTAAGTAACAATTTATTGGTTAATCAGTTGGCAAAAAGTTTGGGAACCGAGAAGAAGGTCACGAAGCTCAAACCAGGTGTTGCTTTTGCTATTCTTACTTCAAATGATCATCCCAAGGAGGCTGTA ACCTTACAAGCACCACCTTTTTATAGACCTAAAGCAGACCCAAAAAATGTGGCTTCGGTCATTTTGGGAGGAGGTGCAGGGACTCAACTCTTTCCTCTTACTTCCAGAACGGCTACACCTGCT GTTCAAGTAGGAGGATGCTATAGGCTTATAGACATCCCAATGAGCAATTGTATCAATAGCGGCATAAACAAGATTTGTGTACTCACCCAGTTTAACTCTGCTTCCCTCAATCGACACATTTCGCGCACATATTTTGGAAATGGTGTTAGCTTTGGGGATGGATTTGTGGAG ATTCTGGCAGCGACCCAGACACCGGGAGAAGCAGGAATGAAGTGGTTCCAGGGAACAGCAGATGCTGTGAGGCAATTCCTATGGGTATTCGAG GATGCCAAGAACAGAAACATTGAGAATATACTAATCTTGTCAGGAGATCATCTCTACCGAATGGATTATATGGACTTCATCCAG AGCCATATCGATCGAAATGCTGATATTACAATATCCTGTGCGGCAGTGAGTGACAG CCGTGCATCAGATTATGGATTGGTGAAGATAGACAGCAGAGGCCGTATTGTTCACTTTGTTGAAAAACCTAAGCGAGCTGATCTGAAAGCAATG CAAGTGGATACAAGTTTTCTGGGGTTGTCCCCACAAGATGCCAAGAAAACCCCATATATTGCTTCAATGGAGGTCTATGTCTTTAAGATAGATATTTTACTTGAGCTTTTGAGGTGGAGATATCCTACAGCAAATGACTTCGGATCTGAAATCATTCCAGCAGCTGTGAAGGAGCGCAATGTCCAA GGGTACATATTTAGAGATTACTGGGAGGACATTGGAACGATAAAGTCCTTTTTTGATGCTAATTTGGCCCTTACTGAAGAG TTTCCAAAGTTTGAATTCTATGATCCCAAGACACCTTTCTACACATCTCCTCGATTCTTACCGCCAACAAAGATGGATAAATGTCGG ATTGTGGATGCAATAATCTCACATGGATGTTTCTTGAGAGAATGTAAAGTTGAACATTCAATAGTTGGTGAACGCTCAAGATTAGATTATGGTGTTGAGCTCAAA GACACCGTCATGGTGGGTGCAGACTATTACCAAACTGAATCTGAAATTGCATCTCTCTTGGCAGATGAGAAGGTCCCAATTGGCGTTGGACGGAACACAAAAATTAG GAATTGTATAATCGACAAGAATGCAAAGATCGGGAAAGATGTCATTATCATGAATAAAGAT GGTGTTCAAGAAGCAGATAGACCAGAAGATGGATTTTACATTCGGTCAGGAATCATCGTTATCCTGGAGAAGGCAACAATACAAGATGGCAGTGTCATATAA
- the LOC109020735 gene encoding SNF1-related protein kinase regulatory subunit gamma-1-like produces MDSRQMESVMKDSESGMLEKKEVLISNLNTDHKKQHLDSGTSLQLFLDRIPISSIPGINNSSVLELKSGDTVGDAIQMLYEKDVFGAPIGDILDLDPDDDRRRFSDRYIGFIDFASMFLWCLEELENGVTSAKGVGGEGNAFFAMLAQNPDIGQTKVGELAKSFLWNPFFPVHLDETLFRVLLLLSKHPLQVVPVIDRTNSNVTGFITQNAVIQLLLQSSGLEWFDSIANKPLSEFRFENEEHVVHVYGDQSIAEGLHVLWGSRIGAIAVLNRETNRLIGSIRSSDIYLLIENETFLHDRKNLTIEEFIHVETDNKGSDPTIEWDLGALFSAGILRLKNNFLPRMDSPVTNKKIDTLMQVMKNMAETKSTFSFLVDDFQQALGVLTLRDVIVQFAPPCIDSTIHGVGFFESALEQTGCHVKDGTLVCNQ; encoded by the exons ATGGATTCCAGGCAAATGGAATCCGTAATGAAAGACTCAGAAAGTGGGATGTTGGAGAAGAAAGAAGTCCTGATTTCCAACCTTAACACCGACCACAAAAAACAACATCTTGATTCTGGCACTTCTCTCCAACTCTTTCTTGATCGTATCCCCATCAGTTCCATTCCTGGCATCAATAACTCCTCCG ttctggAATTGAAAAGTGGGGATACTGTTGGGGATGCGATACAAATGTTGTACGAGAAGGATGTGTTTGGTGCTCCCATTGGGGATATCTTAGACTTGGACCCCGATGATGACCGCAGAAGATTTTCGGATCGGTATATTggtttcattgattttgcaagCATGTTTCTCTGGTGTCTTGAG GAGTTGGAAAATGGGGTAACGAGTGCCAAGGGCGTTGGAGGTGAAGGGAATGCCTTTTTCGCCATGCTAGCACAGAATCCTGATATTGGCCAAACCAAG GTTGGAGAGCTAGCTAAATCATTCCTTTGGAATCCATTTTTCCCTGTGCACTTAGACGAAACGCTCTTTCGTGTTCTGTTGCTTCTTTCAAAACATCCGTTGCAAGTTGTGCCTGTCATAGACCGAACCAACTCCAATGTCACTGGTTTTATTACACAG AATGCAGTCATCCAATTGCTTCTTCAATCAAGTGGACTCGAGTGGTTTGATAGCATCGCAAATAAGCCATTATCAGAGTTCCG GTTTGAGAATGAAGAGCATGTAGTTCATGTATATGGGGACCAAAGCATAGCAGAAGGTCTACATGTTCTGTGGGGGAGCCGAATTGGTGCCATTGCTGTCCTAAATCGAGAAACTAACAGGCTCATTGGTAGCATTAGGAGCAGTGATATCTATCTTCTTATAGAGAATGAAACTTTCCTTCATGACAGAAA GAACCTAACCATCGAGGAGTTCATTCACGTGGAGACCGACAATAAGGGTTCCGATCCAACAATTGAATGGGACCTTGGAGCTCTTTTCTCGGCAGGGATCCTGCGTCTGAAAAATAACTTTCTTCCAAGAATGGACTCACCAGTCACCAACAAGAAAATTGACACACTCATGCAAGTGATGAAAAACATGGCAGAGACAAAAAGCACCTTCAGCTTTCTAGTCGATGATTTTCAACAAGCCCTAGGTGTTCTCACCCTAAGAGATGTAATAGTTCAGTTTGCCCCGCCGTGTATTGACTCGACTATACATGGAGTTGGATTTTTTGAATCTGCTCTGGAACAAACTGGGTGTCATGTCAAAGATGGAACTCTAGTTTGCAATCAGTGA
- the LOC109020737 gene encoding glucose-1-phosphate adenylyltransferase large subunit 1-like isoform X1 translates to MLRVSLAFSLFTSLSSEATVMDSFGLTLKPNTHLAKASKGGLSRGNNGFFGERITRSLSNNLLVNQLAKSLGTEKKVTKLKPGVAFAILTSNDHPKEAVTLQAPPFYRPKADPKNVASVILGGGAGTQLFPLTSRTATPAVQVGGCYRLIDIPMSNCINSGINKICVLTQFNSASLNRHISRTYFGNGVSFGDGFVEILAATQTPGEAGMKWFQGTADAVRQFLWVFEDAKNRNIENILILSGDHLYRMDYMDFIQSHIDRNADITISCAAVSDSRASDYGLVKIDSRGRIVHFVEKPKRADLKAMQVDTSFLGLSPQDAKKTPYIASMEVYVFKIDILLELLRWRYPTANDFGSEIIPAAVKERNVQGYIFRDYWEDIGTIKSFFDANLALTEEFPKFEFYDPKTPFYTSPRFLPPTKMDKCRIVDAIISHGCFLRECKVEHSIVGERSRLDYGVELKDTVMVGADYYQTESEIASLLADEKVPIGVGRNTKIRNCIIDKNAKIGKDVIIMNKDGVQEADRPEDGFYIRSGIIVILEKATIQDGSVI, encoded by the exons ATGCTAAGAGTTTCCTTGGCATTCTCGTTGTTTACCAG TCTTAGCAGCGAGGCAACTGTAATGGATTCTTTCGGCTTGACCTTGAAACCTAATACCCATTTGGCAAAAGCAAGCAAAGGTGGTCTCAGTCGTGGAAATAATGGATTTTTTGGGGAGAGGATCACACGGAGCCTAAGTAACAATTTATTGGTTAATCAGTTGGCAAAAAGTTTGGGAACCGAGAAGAAGGTCACGAAGCTCAAACCAGGTGTTGCTTTTGCTATTCTTACTTCAAATGATCATCCCAAGGAGGCTGTA ACCTTACAAGCACCACCTTTTTATAGACCTAAAGCAGACCCAAAAAATGTGGCTTCGGTCATTTTGGGAGGAGGTGCAGGGACTCAACTCTTTCCTCTTACTTCCAGAACGGCTACACCTGCT GTTCAAGTAGGAGGATGCTATAGGCTTATAGACATCCCAATGAGCAATTGTATCAATAGCGGCATAAACAAGATTTGTGTACTCACCCAGTTTAACTCTGCTTCCCTCAATCGACACATTTCGCGCACATATTTTGGAAATGGTGTTAGCTTTGGGGATGGATTTGTGGAG ATTCTGGCAGCGACCCAGACACCGGGAGAAGCAGGAATGAAGTGGTTCCAGGGAACAGCAGATGCTGTGAGGCAATTCCTATGGGTATTCGAG GATGCCAAGAACAGAAACATTGAGAATATACTAATCTTGTCAGGAGATCATCTCTACCGAATGGATTATATGGACTTCATCCAG AGCCATATCGATCGAAATGCTGATATTACAATATCCTGTGCGGCAGTGAGTGACAG CCGTGCATCAGATTATGGATTGGTGAAGATAGACAGCAGAGGCCGTATTGTTCACTTTGTTGAAAAACCTAAGCGAGCTGATCTGAAAGCAATG CAAGTGGATACAAGTTTTCTGGGGTTGTCCCCACAAGATGCCAAGAAAACCCCATATATTGCTTCAATGGAGGTCTATGTCTTTAAGATAGATATTTTACTTGAGCTTTTGAGGTGGAGATATCCTACAGCAAATGACTTCGGATCTGAAATCATTCCAGCAGCTGTGAAGGAGCGCAATGTCCAA GGGTACATATTTAGAGATTACTGGGAGGACATTGGAACGATAAAGTCCTTTTTTGATGCTAATTTGGCCCTTACTGAAGAG TTTCCAAAGTTTGAATTCTATGATCCCAAGACACCTTTCTACACATCTCCTCGATTCTTACCGCCAACAAAGATGGATAAATGTCGG ATTGTGGATGCAATAATCTCACATGGATGTTTCTTGAGAGAATGTAAAGTTGAACATTCAATAGTTGGTGAACGCTCAAGATTAGATTATGGTGTTGAGCTCAAA GACACCGTCATGGTGGGTGCAGACTATTACCAAACTGAATCTGAAATTGCATCTCTCTTGGCAGATGAGAAGGTCCCAATTGGCGTTGGACGGAACACAAAAATTAG GAATTGTATAATCGACAAGAATGCAAAGATCGGGAAAGATGTCATTATCATGAATAAAGAT GGTGTTCAAGAAGCAGATAGACCAGAAGATGGATTTTACATTCGGTCAGGAATCATCGTTATCCTGGAGAAGGCAACAATACAAGATGGCAGTGTCATATAA